The Leifsonia williamsii genome includes a region encoding these proteins:
- a CDS encoding DUF3054 domain-containing protein → MKSWRTAALAFVLDAAFVLLFVLIGRSSHGESAGFSGLLTTLWPFLVGLVVGWLVTWAWTRPLAIVWPGIPIWLMTVALGMLIRTACGQGVQPSFIAVAAVVLGVFLVGWRLIALPFARRRRLRREAASLTALH, encoded by the coding sequence GTGAAATCCTGGAGGACTGCGGCGTTGGCGTTCGTGCTGGACGCGGCCTTCGTCCTCCTCTTCGTGCTGATCGGCCGCAGCAGCCACGGCGAGAGCGCCGGGTTCTCCGGACTGCTCACCACCCTCTGGCCGTTCCTCGTCGGCCTGGTGGTCGGCTGGCTCGTCACGTGGGCCTGGACGCGTCCGCTCGCGATCGTCTGGCCGGGCATCCCGATCTGGCTGATGACGGTCGCGCTCGGCATGCTGATCCGCACGGCCTGCGGCCAGGGCGTGCAGCCGAGCTTCATCGCGGTGGCCGCGGTCGTGCTCGGCGTCTTCCTGGTCGGTTGGCGACTGATCGCGCTCCCGTTCGCACGGCGCCGGAGGCTGCGGCGGGAGGCCGCATCGCTGACGGCGCTGCACTAG
- a CDS encoding TetR/AcrR family transcriptional regulator yields the protein MDARQEKSTARLRAAILDLATAGPVTAVTVSRLAAVAGVHRSTVYTYAASPVELLEDVLRDELDALRASYLLDVAPADASAAIVGVTRAVLEHVDHYDAIYRRGLGPDSGSASLHAMLSEHFQGSIELLLDQHSVSVPVADEHERHAVSRYIADGTIGAIDVWLGRPRPRDVEAFLALVGRAAPSWWPATV from the coding sequence GTGGATGCGAGGCAGGAGAAGTCGACCGCACGCCTGAGGGCGGCGATCCTCGATCTCGCGACCGCCGGGCCGGTCACCGCCGTGACGGTCTCCCGGCTGGCCGCCGTCGCCGGGGTCCACCGCTCCACGGTGTACACCTACGCGGCCTCGCCGGTCGAGCTGCTCGAGGACGTGCTGCGCGACGAGCTCGACGCGCTCCGCGCCTCCTACCTCCTGGATGTCGCCCCCGCCGACGCCTCCGCCGCGATCGTCGGCGTCACCAGGGCCGTGCTGGAGCACGTGGACCACTACGACGCCATCTACCGCCGCGGGCTCGGCCCCGACAGCGGCTCCGCCAGCCTCCACGCGATGCTCAGCGAGCACTTCCAGGGCTCGATCGAGCTGCTCCTCGACCAGCACAGCGTCTCGGTGCCGGTCGCCGACGAGCACGAGCGCCACGCGGTCTCGCGCTACATCGCCGACGGCACGATCGGCGCCATCGACGTGTGGCTCGGCCGCCCGCGGCCGCGCGACGTGGAGGCGTTCCTCGCCCTGGTGGGCCGTGCGGCCCCGAGCTGGTGGCCGGCGACCGTATGA
- a CDS encoding DUF445 domain-containing protein gives MTETATAGARDAALRDAERRDAERRLALRRMKTLATALLILAAVVFTVSFALEDRYPWLGYVRAAAEGAMVGALADWFAVTALFRHPLGLRIPHTAIIPTRKDEIGAALGEFVETNFLSDEVVARKLGSMDLAGAGASWLAEPASARRVVAEASRGLTGLAALLDDERMRDAVEAVVRTHLVAPLWGPPLGRLGERVLDSGGHLEAVDLLLDRLDEWLAANPEAFASVVSRRLPSWMPSFVDRLVDERLHSEARRFVRDVRDDPEHRLRRSLDEYLAQLADRLQHDEATIERLEAAKARAFDDPRIRDLAASAWTAARTAAVEALNDEEGELRRRAEAFVGDAARRVLADEELRASLNARLTGAALHLVTSYRGDIAHVITETVQGWDPAETTDKIETQVGRDLQFIRINGTVVGALAGLAIYAVATGVAALF, from the coding sequence GTGACGGAGACCGCCACCGCGGGAGCACGCGACGCCGCCCTGCGCGACGCCGAGCGCCGCGACGCCGAACGCCGCCTGGCCCTGCGGCGTATGAAGACCCTCGCGACCGCGCTGCTCATCCTCGCCGCCGTCGTCTTCACCGTCTCCTTCGCGCTCGAGGACCGCTACCCCTGGCTCGGCTACGTGCGTGCGGCGGCGGAGGGCGCGATGGTCGGCGCCCTGGCCGACTGGTTCGCGGTGACGGCGCTGTTCCGGCATCCGCTGGGGCTGCGCATCCCGCACACCGCGATCATCCCGACCCGCAAGGACGAGATCGGCGCAGCACTCGGCGAGTTCGTGGAGACGAACTTCCTCTCCGACGAGGTGGTCGCCCGCAAGCTCGGCTCGATGGACCTGGCCGGCGCCGGCGCCTCCTGGCTGGCCGAGCCCGCGAGCGCCCGCCGCGTCGTCGCGGAGGCGTCGCGGGGGCTCACCGGCCTCGCCGCCCTGCTCGACGACGAGCGGATGCGGGACGCGGTGGAGGCCGTGGTGCGCACGCACCTCGTCGCACCGCTGTGGGGACCTCCGCTCGGCCGGCTCGGTGAGCGCGTGCTGGACTCCGGCGGCCACCTCGAGGCCGTCGACCTGCTCCTCGACCGCCTCGACGAGTGGCTGGCGGCGAACCCGGAGGCGTTCGCGTCGGTCGTGTCCCGGCGCCTGCCCTCGTGGATGCCGTCGTTCGTCGACCGGCTGGTGGACGAGCGGCTGCACTCGGAGGCCCGCCGCTTCGTCCGGGACGTGCGCGACGACCCCGAGCACCGCCTCCGCCGCTCCCTCGACGAGTACCTCGCCCAGCTCGCCGACCGGCTGCAGCACGACGAGGCGACCATCGAGCGGCTGGAGGCGGCGAAGGCGCGCGCGTTCGACGACCCCCGCATCCGCGACCTCGCGGCGTCGGCGTGGACGGCCGCACGCACGGCGGCCGTGGAGGCGCTGAACGACGAGGAGGGCGAGCTGCGGCGGCGTGCCGAGGCGTTCGTCGGCGACGCCGCCCGGCGCGTGCTGGCCGACGAGGAGCTGCGCGCCTCCCTCAACGCCCGGCTGACCGGCGCCGCGCTGCACCTCGTGACGAGCTATCGCGGCGACATCGCGCACGTCATCACCGAGACCGTGCAGGGCTGGGACCCGGCCGAGACCACGGACAAGATCGAGACGCAGGTCGGCCGCGACCTGCAGTTCATCCGGATCAACGGCACGGTCGTCGGCGCGCTGGCCGGGCTCGCGATCTACGCGGTGGCGACGGGGGTGGCGGCGCTGTTCTGA
- a CDS encoding aminopeptidase P family protein, with the protein MQQLTARHFADRLERGAAEARAAGYDGLVIAPGPDLSYFADYLPVATTERITLLVVPTDGDPAMLVPALERESAAGTRASAAIRLVDWRDGEDEYVPAAALLKPDGRYALSDALWSMHLLGLQQRLPGARFEAISHALPMLRAVKTPDEIDRLAAAGAAADATFEDILGVRFAGRREREVAADLARLLREHGHAQVDFTIVASGPNAADPHHDAADRVIEEGDMVVLDFGGLLEGYGSDTTRTVHVGEPTDEEHEVYETVKRAQQAAFEAVAVGVPCQEIDRTARAVIRDAGYGDYFIHRVGHGIGVTTHEPPYLVEGEERPIEAGMTFSIEPGVYLPGRFGVRIEDIVVADHDGGHRLNNSSRELHLVA; encoded by the coding sequence ATGCAGCAGCTCACCGCACGGCACTTCGCCGACCGGCTGGAGCGCGGCGCCGCCGAGGCCCGCGCCGCCGGGTACGACGGCCTCGTGATCGCGCCGGGGCCCGACCTCTCCTACTTCGCCGACTACCTGCCCGTGGCGACCACCGAGCGGATCACCCTGCTCGTCGTCCCCACCGACGGCGACCCTGCGATGCTCGTGCCCGCATTGGAGCGCGAGAGCGCGGCCGGCACGCGCGCCTCCGCCGCGATCCGCCTGGTCGACTGGCGCGACGGGGAGGACGAGTACGTGCCGGCCGCCGCCCTGCTGAAGCCCGACGGGAGGTACGCCCTCTCGGACGCGCTGTGGTCGATGCACCTGCTGGGACTGCAGCAGCGCCTCCCCGGAGCCCGCTTCGAGGCCATCTCGCACGCGCTGCCGATGCTGCGCGCGGTGAAGACGCCCGACGAGATCGATCGGCTGGCCGCCGCGGGAGCCGCAGCGGACGCCACCTTCGAGGACATCCTCGGCGTCCGGTTCGCCGGCCGGCGCGAGCGCGAGGTCGCCGCCGACCTCGCCCGGCTGCTGCGCGAGCACGGGCACGCGCAGGTCGACTTCACGATCGTGGCGAGCGGCCCGAACGCCGCCGACCCGCACCACGACGCCGCCGACCGGGTGATCGAGGAGGGCGACATGGTCGTGCTCGACTTCGGCGGCCTCCTGGAGGGCTACGGCTCCGACACCACGCGTACTGTGCACGTCGGGGAGCCGACGGACGAGGAGCACGAGGTGTACGAGACGGTGAAGCGGGCGCAGCAGGCGGCCTTCGAGGCGGTCGCCGTCGGCGTGCCCTGCCAGGAGATCGACCGGACGGCCCGCGCGGTCATCCGCGACGCGGGCTACGGCGACTACTTCATCCACCGCGTCGGCCACGGCATCGGCGTCACGACGCACGAGCCGCCGTACCTGGTGGAGGGAGAGGAGCGGCCGATCGAGGCCGGCATGACGTTCTCCATCGAGCCGGGCGTCTACCTGCCGGGGAGGTTCGGCGTGCGCATCGAGGACATCGTCGTCGCCGACCACGACGGCGGCCACCGGCTCAACAACTCCAGCCGCGAGCTGCACCTGGTCGCGTGA
- a CDS encoding alpha/beta fold hydrolase — translation MAGDRMIARLRERWRRLWSRLRRRPPLLHIAGDEGVGPVVVLVHGIASSSLTFKNVVPLLEGDHRVISVDILGFGRSPAPADATYTIEEHVASLARTLRSLRLREPFVLVGHSLGSLIVARYAADNPGALSRLVLVSPPVYETPTDIGDRRVRSRVSAYLRAYEYLRTNKDFTLANAAVVARLMPIKGVFDLTERNWRPFVLSLENSIEHQTVVSDLARVRVPVQVVYGALDAFIAPGSLAVIEAMRHVTMHRVEAADHIIRKRTARVVAAACRT, via the coding sequence GTGGCCGGCGACCGTATGATCGCGCGGCTGCGGGAGAGGTGGCGGAGGCTGTGGAGCCGGCTGCGGCGCCGGCCGCCGCTCCTCCACATCGCCGGCGACGAGGGCGTCGGGCCGGTCGTCGTGCTGGTGCACGGCATCGCCTCCTCCTCCCTGACCTTCAAGAACGTCGTCCCGCTGCTCGAGGGCGACCACCGGGTGATCTCCGTCGACATCCTCGGCTTCGGCCGGTCGCCGGCGCCCGCCGACGCGACCTACACGATCGAGGAGCACGTCGCCTCCCTCGCCCGCACGCTGCGCTCGCTGCGGCTGCGCGAGCCGTTCGTGCTCGTCGGCCACTCGCTCGGCAGCCTCATCGTCGCGCGCTACGCGGCCGACAACCCGGGAGCCCTCAGCCGGCTGGTGCTGGTGAGCCCGCCCGTGTACGAGACGCCGACCGACATCGGCGACCGGAGGGTGCGCTCGCGGGTCAGCGCCTACCTGCGCGCCTACGAGTACCTGCGCACCAACAAGGACTTCACGCTGGCCAACGCGGCGGTCGTCGCCCGCCTGATGCCGATCAAGGGCGTGTTCGACCTCACCGAGCGCAACTGGCGCCCCTTCGTGCTCTCGCTCGAGAACAGCATCGAGCACCAGACCGTCGTCAGCGACCTCGCGCGCGTGCGCGTGCCCGTGCAGGTCGTGTACGGCGCGCTCGACGCCTTCATCGCGCCGGGCAGCCTCGCCGTCATCGAGGCGATGCGCCACGTGACGATGCACCGCGTGGAGGCCGCCGACCACATCATCCGCAAGCGCACGGCCCGCGTGGTCGCGGCCGCCTGCCGCACCTGA
- a CDS encoding acyl-CoA dehydrogenase family protein, giving the protein MTEHDDLADRLLPDDRLERFRSRAAGYDAENRFFTEDFAELADAGYLKALVPEELGGLGLGLQQTARLQVRLAGAAPATALAVNMHLVWTGVAKILRDRGDDSLEFLLREAGQGEVFAFGLSEAGNDLVLFGSTTEARPREDGSYAFYGRKIFTSLSPAWTRLGTMGLDTTSADAPKIVYGFIDRAAGGFEIKQDWDTLGMRATQSNTTVLDGAVSPADRIVRRLDPGPNPDPLVFAIFAAFETLLAAVYTGIGARAVELAVAAAHRRTSLKNDGRSYAADPDIRWRVAEAAIEQDALLPQLDAVAGDVDALADHGAFWFPKLVGLKIRATETARRVVDQAVRVSGGSTFFSGSELGRLYRDVLAGLFHPSDAESAHNTVANAWLGPIPD; this is encoded by the coding sequence GTGACCGAGCACGACGACCTCGCCGACCGGCTGCTCCCCGACGACCGGCTGGAGCGGTTCCGCTCCCGCGCGGCCGGGTACGACGCCGAGAACCGCTTCTTCACCGAGGACTTCGCCGAGCTGGCCGACGCCGGCTATCTGAAGGCGCTGGTGCCTGAGGAGCTCGGCGGACTGGGCCTCGGCCTCCAGCAGACCGCCCGCCTCCAGGTCCGACTCGCCGGCGCGGCCCCTGCCACCGCGCTCGCGGTCAACATGCACCTCGTGTGGACCGGCGTGGCGAAGATCCTCCGCGACCGCGGCGACGACTCCCTGGAGTTCCTGCTCCGGGAGGCCGGTCAGGGCGAGGTGTTCGCGTTCGGTCTGAGCGAGGCCGGCAATGACCTCGTCCTCTTCGGCTCGACCACGGAGGCGCGGCCCCGGGAGGACGGCTCGTACGCCTTTTACGGCCGCAAGATCTTCACCTCCCTCTCCCCCGCCTGGACGCGGCTCGGCACGATGGGCCTCGACACCACGAGCGCCGACGCGCCGAAGATCGTCTACGGCTTCATCGACCGCGCCGCGGGCGGCTTCGAGATCAAGCAGGACTGGGACACGCTCGGCATGCGGGCGACGCAGAGCAACACGACCGTGCTCGACGGCGCTGTCTCCCCCGCCGACCGGATCGTCCGCCGCCTCGACCCGGGCCCGAACCCCGACCCGCTGGTGTTCGCCATCTTCGCCGCCTTCGAGACGCTGCTCGCCGCGGTCTACACGGGCATCGGCGCCCGGGCGGTGGAGCTGGCGGTCGCCGCCGCGCACCGCCGTACGAGTCTCAAGAACGACGGCCGCTCGTACGCGGCCGACCCCGACATCCGCTGGCGGGTGGCGGAGGCGGCGATCGAGCAGGACGCCCTGCTCCCGCAGCTCGACGCGGTCGCGGGCGACGTCGACGCGCTCGCCGACCACGGCGCGTTCTGGTTCCCGAAGCTCGTCGGCCTCAAGATCCGCGCCACCGAGACCGCGCGCCGCGTGGTCGACCAGGCCGTGCGCGTCTCCGGAGGCTCCACCTTCTTCTCGGGCAGCGAGCTCGGCAGGCTGTACCGCGACGTGCTCGCCGGCCTGTTCCACCCGTCCGACGCCGAGTCGGCGCACAACACCGTCGCGAACGCCTGGCTGGGGCCGATCCCGGACTGA
- a CDS encoding SDR family NAD(P)-dependent oxidoreductase: MAQYDVADRSAIVTGGGSGIGRAVALTLAASGAAVLVTDLNEENAQAVVAEIEAAGGTARALAGDVTDPEFAAASIAAANELAPVRIAVNNAGIGGPAAPVGDYPLDGWRKVIEVNLNAVFYGMQAQLDAIAQNGGGSIVNMASILGSVGFPNSAAYVTAKHALLGLTQNAALEYADRKVRVTAVGPGFIRTPLVEASMDKDALAFLEGKHALGRLGEPEEVAALVAFLASDAASFITGSYHLVDGGYTAQ, translated from the coding sequence ATGGCTCAGTACGACGTCGCCGATCGGTCCGCGATCGTGACCGGAGGCGGCTCGGGCATCGGGCGCGCCGTCGCGCTCACCCTCGCGGCGAGCGGAGCGGCGGTCCTCGTGACCGACCTGAACGAGGAGAACGCGCAGGCCGTCGTGGCCGAGATCGAGGCAGCGGGCGGCACCGCCCGCGCACTCGCCGGCGACGTGACCGACCCGGAGTTCGCCGCAGCGAGCATCGCCGCCGCGAACGAGCTGGCCCCCGTGCGCATCGCGGTCAACAACGCCGGCATCGGCGGCCCCGCCGCACCGGTCGGCGACTACCCGCTCGACGGCTGGCGCAAGGTCATCGAGGTCAACCTCAACGCCGTGTTCTACGGGATGCAGGCGCAGCTGGACGCGATCGCCCAGAACGGCGGCGGCTCCATCGTCAACATGGCGTCCATCCTGGGCAGCGTCGGGTTCCCGAACTCGGCGGCCTACGTGACCGCCAAGCACGCCCTGCTCGGCCTCACCCAGAACGCCGCCCTCGAGTACGCCGACCGCAAGGTGCGCGTCACGGCCGTGGGCCCCGGCTTCATCCGCACCCCGCTGGTCGAGGCGTCGATGGACAAGGACGCCCTCGCCTTCCTCGAGGGCAAGCACGCGCTCGGCCGCCTGGGCGAGCCGGAGGAGGTGGCCGCGCTGGTCGCGTTCCTCGCCTCTGACGCCGCCAGTTTCATCACCGGCAGCTACCACCTGGTCGACGGCGGCTACACCGCGCAGTAA